One Xyrauchen texanus isolate HMW12.3.18 chromosome 46, RBS_HiC_50CHRs, whole genome shotgun sequence DNA segment encodes these proteins:
- the LOC127637952 gene encoding single Ig IL-1-related receptor-like yields the protein MWRSHMILYLTCLAYTKSAGPLCNSVPEFKHDQTQSVSGTLGSCVVLTCTVFMGFNQTDSDCEDHLEWTKDGTALTNQTIYPQNIKGWYNDEGHIIESSDITVTLRSQADFGIYSCMVRNSTAQFNIEKYKFPSHTGAVMASVVLLVVLALAAVVYSKCQLNFKLWYKDIYGEYELNDGKIYDAYISYVNNENDRKFVNFILKPHLENKYGHKLLLNDTNILPGSEPSAELLMNISRCRRLIVVLSQSYLEQEWCTTNFRQGLWQLIELSRKPIFILFQSQQKEINPTISQQLREHQPQLKTLSWGAHSMTPSSGFWKELALVMPRKVMFHSESVGDPQTLLQGDKDPMLTQEPDYLDCKPDPDPAGDLGLRLPIYKTLPSRAPVLPTVPDATAEPRAPEIDVSDLGSRNYDARTDFYCLVTEDDF from the exons ATGTGGCGGAGTCATATGATTCTTTATCTGACATGTCTCGCCTATACGAAATCTGCAG GTCCACTTTGTAACAGTGTGCCAGAGTTCAAACATGATCAAACTCAGTCGGTTTCGGGGACACTTGGCTCCTGCGTGGTCCTTACCTGCACAGTCTTCATGGGTTTCAACCAAACTGATTCAGACTGTGAAGATCATCTGGAGTGGACCAAAGATGGCACAGCTCTTACCAACCAAACCATCTATCCTCAAAATATAAAAGGCTG GTACAACGATGAAGGGCACATAATTGAGAGCAGTGACATAACAGTGACCTTGAGAAGTCAAGCTGATTTTGGCATCTACTCCTGTATGGTGAGGAACAGCACGGCGCAATTCAACATAGAAAAATACA aattcccTAGCCATACAGGAGCAGTCATGGCATCGGTGGTCTTGTTGGTGGTACTCGCTCTCGCAGCAGTGGTCTATTCCAAGTGCCAACTCAACTTTAAACTGTGGTATAAGGACATTTACGGGGAGTATGAACTTAATG ATGGCAAAATTTATGATGCCTACATCTCATATGTCAACAATGAGAATGACAGGAAGTTTGTCAACTTTATCCTGAAACCTCACTTGGAGAACAAGTATGGTCACAAGCTCCTCCTGAATGACACAAACATCCTTCCAGGATCTG AGCCCTCTGCAGAGCTGCTAATGAACATTAGCCGGTGTCGACGGTTGATTGTGGTGCTCTCACAGTCGTATCTTGAGCAGGAGTGGTGTACTACCAACTTTAG ACAGGGTCTCTGGCAATTGATCGAGCTGTCTAGGAAGCCCATTTTCATCTTATTTCAATCCCAGCAGAAGGAAATTAACCCGACTATCAGTCAACAGCTGAGAGAGCATCAGCCACAACTCAAAACTCTTTCCTGGGGAGCACACTCCATG ACACCTTCCTCTGGGTTTTGGAAGGAGCTAGCCTTGGTAATGCCACGTaaggtgatgtttcacagtgaatCTGTGGGTGATCCACAGACTTTGCTGCAGGGGGATAAAGACCCGATGCTCACGCAGGAGCCTGATTACCTGGACTGCAAACCGGATCCAGATCCTGCAGGAGACCTGG GTCTGCGTTTACCCATCTACAAGACCCTTCCCTCCAGAGCTCCAGTTCTTCCTACTGTCCCGGATGCGACGGCTGAACCTAGAGCCCCAGAGATCGATGTGTCTGACCTCGGCTCTAGGAACTATGATGCTCGCACAGACTTTTACTGCCTGGTTACAGAGGACGATTTCTGA